In Methylobacterium sp. WL1, the sequence GGTCGATCTGGTGGAGAGCAACGCACGCAAATGCGCCTTCCTCACCGAGACGGCGCGGCTGACCGGTGCCCCAGCGCGGGTGCGCAACGCGCGGATCGAGGCGGTGATCGGCGAGTTCGCTGGCGTCGACGTGGTCTGCGCCCGTGCTCTGGCGCCGATGACGCAGCTCCTCGCCTGGACCGAGCCGCTGTTGAAAACGGGCACCACCGGCCTGTTTCCGAAAGGGCGCGACGTGCAAGCTGAATTGACCCAGGCCGCCGCGCAGTGGAGAGTCGTTAACGACCTCGTGCCGAGCCGGACTGATTCCGAAGCCCGGATCGTGCGCGTCACTGCCCTCGCCGCCCCGAGCCATCGATGACCGAAGCGATCCTCGGCGACTCCGCCGACCGGTCCATGGATCCTTCCCGCGATCCTGTCCGTGATCCCGCCCGTAGCTCCACCCCAGGCCCGTCCGTGCGGCATCCCCTGCGCATCCTCGCGCTCGCCAACCAGAAGGGCGGCGTCGGCAAGACCACGACCGCGATCAACCTCGGCACCGCGCTGGCGGCGATCGGCGAGGACGTGCTGGTGCTCGATCTCGATCCGCAGGGCAACGCCTCCACGGGGCTGGGCATCGACCGGGCACGCCGTCACGTCTCGACCTACGACGTCATGATCGGCGAGGCGACGCTGGCCGAGGCGGTGATCCCCACGGCGGTGCCGCGGCTGTCGATCGCGCCCTCCACCATGGATCTGCTCGGCCTGGAGATGGAGCTGGCGACCCTGCCCGACCGGGCGCACCGGCTGCGCGCCGTGCTCAAGGACATCGCCCAGGCGCAGAGCCTGAACCGGATCAGCTACGTGCTGATCGATTGCCCGCCCTCGCTCAACCTGCTGACCATCAACGCGC encodes:
- the rsmG gene encoding 16S rRNA (guanine(527)-N(7))-methyltransferase RsmG, with translation MSDPDRTRILAASGVSRETAALLDLYVAQLRRWQPIKNLVGPATLAEVWSRHIDDALQLLDLAPEAQTWLDLGSGAGIPGLILAIAGRSRGIQVDLVESNARKCAFLTETARLTGAPARVRNARIEAVIGEFAGVDVVCARALAPMTQLLAWTEPLLKTGTTGLFPKGRDVQAELTQAAAQWRVVNDLVPSRTDSEARIVRVTALAAPSHR
- a CDS encoding ParA family protein — encoded protein: MTEAILGDSADRSMDPSRDPVRDPARSSTPGPSVRHPLRILALANQKGGVGKTTTAINLGTALAAIGEDVLVLDLDPQGNASTGLGIDRARRHVSTYDVMIGEATLAEAVIPTAVPRLSIAPSTMDLLGLEMELATLPDRAHRLRAVLKDIAQAQSLNRISYVLIDCPPSLNLLTINALAAADAVLVPLQCEFFALEGLSQLLRTVEQVRGALNPKLTIQGIVLTMFDPRNNLSAQVVADVRGFMGDKVYETVIPRNVRISEAPSHGKPALLYDLKCAGSQAYLRLASEVIQREGRVPAAA